A window of Toxotes jaculatrix isolate fToxJac2 chromosome 11, fToxJac2.pri, whole genome shotgun sequence genomic DNA:
CCTCAGTTTGGAGTTTCCACTGACTGtagcagagcaatgttgagctacagatttcaaagcttcatttaacaagaaaaaagcttcactctttaaatcacatccaagttttttccacactcacatcaacaaatatatattcagtattttcttcttccaacacgtttagaaagtgatgagactaaagtcaaagtgactcagatattcagagcaaactcagcatgtttgtgagGTAATGGAGGACGGCTGGCTTGTTTATGACAGCAGACAGGATGGTGTATCGATCTGGATTCAGGAGGAGATATAAGGAGATGtttattcttctgttttccCAGCAATGTTTATTGTCACAGTTCAATATTCAGCATTGCAATTAATCTAGAATAACATAAAGGCGGTAACATTTAGTAGTAATAAACCACTATCCAGTCCTCCTTAACATAACTAGGATACCGACTGAAATAACAACTTAATATTTTGCCCTGGAAATTACCATCAGGACGCCCTAACACGGCCAGAATATCTCACATTGTGCTAAACTTGTACACTTTTATTAAACCCACAGCATGTGAGCATTATAACAAGCAACAGACACTTACGTTCTGTCATTAACTTGATACTCTGAATCATGAACTGGAACAAACACATAGATAGGAATACGGACAACGACCATGGCAGGTAAAGGCGAACTCTAACTAACTATACTGTGCGTCTAACGCTGTGCGCTTCTTCACTCTCAAGGCACAAAAAAGTGGCCTCAGCTCttaagtccaacccctcccatctgagacacctggacctgacaggaaatgacctgcaggattcagacctgaaggatctgtctgatcttgtgaagagcccagactgtagactgcagactctgaggacagtagagggttggagtcagtccatgctgctttcatcagtattgtactaaacacagttcgtatcaaagcaaagatccagtgtctcctgtaaacctccaaccttctcagtggctgctttcctcattgaagctgtgagaggagaacagggacaggcttcaggattggacagaaagacagagacacagaggacagtcagccagtcagaTATTAGTAATCAGGAACACCAAAGGTCAGTCAGCTAAGTTTTGTCTTAACTCTGGCTTTTCAGTTTAACGGACATGGATGGAATATAGTATTGTTCAAGATAATAGCAGCACAATGTGACTAACCAGAATAATCCCGatttttagtatattttttattgctcCATGGCAAACAAGTTACCAGTAGGTGCAGTAgattctcagaaaacaaacaagacccaGCATTCATGATATGCACGCTCTTAAGGCTGTGCCATTGGGCAATTAGTTGAAAGGGgcgtgttaaaaaaaatagtgtggCATTCAATCAGTGAGGTCATCaattttgtgaaaaaacaggTGTGAATCAGGTGGTCCCTATTTAAGGACTATTTTGaacaatactgtatgtgtattgAGCTCATGAACTAAGATGAATATTTTTAAGATCAGCACATGGAACAAAATAATTTCATCTAGTGTGCAACAAACCTACAGAACCCAATGAAAGACAAGCTCAGTAGGTTTCACTCAGAATCTTCCAAATCAACACAGTACAAATATCTACCAATGAAACAGAAATAGTGAATGATTTTGCAGCCAAGTACAAAAAATTAGAATAATCTATCTTGGGAAAATATACAGTGAAAAATGATGAAGCTTAGCTCAGAGGACCAAACTTCAAAAATTCATGACTGAGAGGTGTCAGATACAGGATCAGTTAATAATAAGCAGGGTGAGACTGATCTCGGATTATCACTGTTGGGTTTAATGAAGCTAACTCAAACAAAAGCGGATGATTCTCCACTCACTTTGTAATTGTTGTGGTTGTGTCCGTCCTCACAGGGTCGACGACAGGGAGATTAAAGCTTCTGGAGACAAAGCATGTGAGTACTGAAACAGTGTCTCCTTTCCATCAGTCTGTCCTCAGTAAAATCTGAGTGTACAATGAGCACGTGGTTCGAGCTCTGGAAGACAGGCTGTGTTTACTTCAAGGGAATCTGGATCCTTAAAGTCTTAAGTCTAGATTCTCACTCCTGACTTGAGTCCTGGTGGGGATGATATGGAATCTAAACAGGTGGATGTTGGAGTCAGGTGAGCAGGATTGGTGGGAAagtctgaggacatctggtggacagGTGGGGATTGTCAAGTCTGGAATATATCTCAGAAATGCCTGGGTCTGGGGAAGTGAGACATATCtggagacagggacagagcGGCAGGCTGAGtagaagaaaataaaccaaGGCAGTTACTGTGACAACATGAGGTAAAAttgaattattaaataaaaaggagGAATTGATCATTACAGAGATCTTCAGTCTGCCGGTCGCAGTTTGACCACAGTCAAAGTGATGACAGGAGACTTTGAGCTGCTGCTCATATTATCTGACTCAGATCCGATGAAGACAGTAACAGTAAACTCAGATTTCTGACATCTCGTCCCTTCAGGCGACTCTGATCTCAAACAGGaaccaaacacagcagactCAGAGCTGGATGTGTCTGACCACAACACAAAGCTGATGAAGGTGAGAGAAAGATCGTTGTATCCTGATGCTCAGATTCAAGGGCTCGACTCGCTGCAGGCAATGGAAAACAAGCATTCAGTACTTCACCCTCTGTACAGGGGGGAGAGAAAGGCATCAAGTGTCTCTTTGGATGAGGAAACTAAACCATCTGTTGTGTGGATTCTGACTCTGTACCAGTTCAGTCCTCAGCAGCCTTTATCCACAGACTGCAGAGTCTGCTGTGCTTCAAAGCACACAGATGTCCTTTGTAAATAATTACAGTGGCACCTTATACTTGTGTCACACTATTTGTCCACTCAGACTTAATTGTCCCTCTGATCTGTACAGTGAGCTTCAGTTAAGTATGGACTATGGAAGAACATTTGTTTGCTTCACTGAACAGAAGTTGGTTATTTCCAGTAAAATGATGATGTTTCTTTCTGAATCCCAGCCTCCATCAAGCTTCACTCCTGAACTGCAAACTGAATCTGCAAAAGTCTCATACAGGTAATGATAAAGATAGTAgctccttcttcctccacagcttcactgtgttGAGCCATAGCAGTCAGCTGATGTAGTCTCTGCAGgctcctgtccctctctctcctccagtaaCAACCCCAGGGTCATATAGTgatattgtgtttgtgcatgtgtatgtgctgtaAACTCCTCTGTGTGTCCGTCTTATTTCGTTTTTCTCACCTGCATGTTTACCTTGTGTGTCAGTCCGTCCCACTGAAGACAGAGAATGATCGAGGAAAACGTTTTTAGAGAAACAAGTAGTTTCCTCTGAATCGTGACCTGAAGTGACATCAGTTTCTGATGATGACAGTGCAGCTTtaccagctgtcagtcagctttAACAGccctgttttgtcttttgacagtttggacTTTGTATTTGCACATGCGTGCACAGTTGAGTACTGAACTGAACCTGCAGTTTGTCCCCTCTTTCCTCTGGGCTCTCAGGGCTCATGAAGTGGAGTCTGATTTGGGACGAGCTCAGTTTTTGAGTTTCAGGGTTTAAGTGGTTTGTTATGGTCATTCAGCCTTCTGTGTCCTACAGGTTCAggtgtcctggtccaggtgAGTTCCAGTGTACTGTAACTGGACTGGTGTTTGTAATGGATCAGGAGGCGGAGCTTCTCTACAAGACTGTCCAGTGGGATGAGAGCCTCCTCCAATCAGCTGGCAGGACAGCTGCGGGGCCACTGTTTGATATCCAGTGTCCTGAGGATGCTGTCTGTCAGCTCCACCTCCCACACTGTGAAACTAAGGATGGTGAGCAGATTATTGTGCTTTGTTAGAGCAGTGATCAAACCCTATAGTCCCGTTCGTgtcccctgcagctgcagagttcATTACAGCCACAGTCACTGCAGACATCTGTCCCAGCAGCCACTCTGTAACGTATGTCAGAGAACTGCCTCAGTGAGGTCAGTAAGATCTCAAGCATGATGAGGTTTATCAGAGCTCACTGGGGCACACTCGGTTTATACGTGGCTCTACAAAGCTCAGTTTgttagtttcatttttattttcacacagttCCGTATCAACTGTAgagttttacagtaaaaacgACAGTAAAAAACATCAAGGAGCTGTGAAGAGTTATATAATCACCAAAGcaatgacatgacattttctaGAAGAACATGGGTCTACtgtacataaacaaaacaaaacatcatattattttgaaagttttctTTGATAGTGAGGGAACAAACCCATTTTCTCAATTTATTGataaaatgatatttaaaatTCACGGCAACAGAGTCAGATATGTGATGTCAGTCTTATTGTTCTCATTAACAATATGTTTGTACTGACACtgaagaaataacattttaatacagtactaattaattcaattcaattcaattcaattcaattttatttatatagcgccttccacaatcaaaattgtctcaaagcgctttacagagacccagagcctgaccccagagcaagcacttaaggcgacagtggcaaggaaaactcccttttaacaggaagaaaccttgagcagaacctggctcagatgggggaccctcctgccgatggccgggctgggtgaaaggaggaaaaggaggaagataggacagctaggaatggaggagagggggagaaagacatgcagcataatacagacaatgtgggtcagtatttacattacagttagtgaacagttattggataatgtgtgctcagcagattagaattatgaaacagagcacggaggcaaaaagctgtcatgactggtaattatttacattacagtttgcaaagaatattaatccaatatttatctgtagcagaacggaacattaaacatgttagaaatagatcattgtaaacaataaacagcagcaggtgggtggagccaggaccataggacatgcagctccggagccagaggtacctgcagaaaggtacagagaaagagagaccagagagaaacaaacacaggactacgggacagagaggacacagagttaatgacatgtaataaaggctaataaatttgagagtgggtctgaggagagaaagagaaagaagaagaagtgtgcagtaattcatgggatgtcccccagcagcttaggcctatagcagcataactaggggatgattcagttgcctgagccagccctactaagggctatatccttaactgtaacagtgtctatagagataattgtgactaactataagtttaataaataactaggactgtaactacaactaattataagctttatcaaacaagaaggttttaagcttcgttttaaaattagagagggtgtctgcttcccgaacccaaactggcagttggttccataggagaggggcctgatagctaaaggctcggcctcccattctacttttagagattttgggaaccataagcaaacctgcattctgggaacgaagcaatctgttaggatgatatggtactatcagctctttgagatatgaaggagcctggccattgagggccttatatgtaaggagaaggattttaaaatcaattctggattttacaggaagccaatgaagagaagttagtacaggagtaatgtgatctctcttgctaattccagtcagtactctcgctgcagcattttggatcagctggatgctttttagagagttaactggacatcctgataatagggaattacagtagtccagcctagaagtaacaaaagcatggactaatttttcagcatcactctgcgacagaatgttcctaatcttactgatattgcgcaggtgaaagaaggcggtcctagagacttgttttatatgtgagttaaaggacagatcctgatcaaaaataactccaaggttcctcacagtcgtactggaggctaaattaatgccatccagagtaactatatgattagataaactgtttctgaggtgtttgggaccaaacaaaataacctcagttttgtctgaattcagcagaagaaagttacaggtcatccaggcctttatgtctttaagacatgcctgaagtatggttaactgatctgtttcgtctggtttcatagataaatatagctgggtatcatccgcatagcaatggaaatttattccatgcttcctgataatattgcctaggggaagcatgtataaggtgaacattatcggtccaagcacagaaccctgtggaactccatgacttactctggtatacatggagggatcatcattaacataaacaaactggtatctatctgatagatatgatttaaaccagcctagtgctgttcctttaatcccaataacatgttccaatctatccaataggatattatgatcaatggtgtcaaatgcagcactaagatctagcaggacaagtatagagacgagtccattatctgatgctataagaaggtcgttggtaactttcaccagtgctgtctctgtgctatgatgaactctaaatcctgactgaaaaacttcaaacaaaccgttcctatgtagatgatcacacaactgagttgcaacagccttttcaagaattttagaattaaaggggagattggatataggtctatagtttgccaaaatgtcagagtccagagaaggctttttaagtaaaggtttgataactgcaaccttaaaagcctgtgggacatatcctgtaaccaacgagagatttatctgatctaatatgtgagtgccaatcaaaggcaatacatctttaagaagtctggtcgggataggatccaaaagacatgttgatgatttagaatTATCATACAGGTTCACAGAGTAAAGAGCAGGTGGTCTCTCAGGTCATCTGGATTTATCCTCTGAGGATCCTGAATATATTAAAAACCATTATcttttctttgttgtcatttcttGTAGCCTGATCCCCCACGTTCAGAGGTTTGTCCCCTCTGAACCTCACCCCAGCTGACTGAAAGCAGTCTGACCTGCAGCAGCAAGGGCCCAGTCCCTCACCCGCTGCCCACCCACTAACTGTGGGCAACTGTTTAATTCTTCAGTGACAAGACTGAGTGTCCCACATATAGAATAAAGTGATTGCTGCTACTGTATTGAGGCTGTTGTCAGTAACACGGATGTTGAActcctttgtgttttcacagctcTGCTGTCTGAAGGCCTGCTGTCAGTCGTCCACATCACTGGTGATGGAATGACCATCCTCGAGCCGCTGGAGATCACAGACACTCACGTGATTGTCAGCGTCCCTCATCTGTCTTCCTTTGGTCTAGTCTGGGACATTTTAGGGAGGTTAtggaacaacatgaaaacaattaaTGGCCAAGTTTTGCTGTTCCTCCGACCACcaaacccacaaacacagaggcagaacCTCAATGTGTTTCTCCTGCCGAGCAACGTCCCTCTGGAGGAGGTAAAATGTTTATGAAATGTTACAGCTTCACTGTCAGTCCAAACTCATCAGTATCTATCAGACctgtgaaacaaataaaaaacagttactCACCTGATAAGATGgaatttccttttttaaataattttattggTGAAACTCGAGAAAACCTCTGTGATTTAACAAAGATTGACAAGAACTGgataaacattacattacagggACTGTCAGGAAAGCTGTGCACTGATGTGTAGCTACACCCAGCCCAGTATCTCCCTCACTGCTACCAGAAGTCAGGAGAACATATGAAAGAGAAAATCTCTGATTTCTCTGATCAGTGGGGCTCTGCTGCTGATCTGCCTTCTAACTAAAATGTTCTCATGTCTTCTAAGGTAAGTGCAAAACAGCGAAATTCTGAGTACATCCAGGCACCTTCCAAATGCAAACTCATCAAAGACCAAAGCTACACTGTTCACTGTCCGGTGGCCTTTAAAGTACAGCCTGAGGTGAGTATTTCAGATGAACATGATTCATAAACTGCTGCTGGGTACCTTAAGTTTACTTTGGATACGCTAAAGATCCTGACACTGGTGCTACTGGTTTTCAGAAAGAAGATTTTGACCTGGATTTTGGACCAAATTACCACCCAATATTTGAGGTCCGTCTGCCTACAAACATAGAAGAAGCAGCTGTAACAGTCCGAGACCAAACAAGTACAGATGTGTGGAAGCACGAAGTTGAGCTTACCGGTAAATACTTCATCTACCTGCAGCATCACTCGGCCTGAtagaagagaaaagaacagaagacagtAGAGTAATGTCATAGTTACTGATTGATCCATAGTGCCTTTACACTTGTTCTGCCTGAGATCAACGTCAGCCTGCTCTTATTCTACGGCCCACTGTGTAACCAGCGTGAGTGGATCTTATTGTTCATGGAGCTCCAGGACCAGTCTGTTTAAAATTAGTAAGAGATGGTTGAAAACTCTGACCTGTGAGTCAAAACGTTCCACTGAAGAGCTGAATGAGGAGAAGCTGAAAGTAACTTTGATCAAGAACATGTAGGTATAAATGCAGGCATAAATGCAGTGGAGCACATCTGGATGTGGTCGTAGTTCTCTGTGctggaatgtaactaagtacagTTACTCCAGTACTGCAGTTCAGATTTTAGGTGTTTGTGCTTATGGTGCAGCAAACTTCACTATgtgtcagagggaaatattctgctttttACTGCTTCACATTTCTTTGACAGCTACAGTTTCTAGTTACTTCTAGTTACttactaattaattaattaattaagatGTTTGCATACAAAACATATAAAGGTCTGAGTAAACATGAAGCTTTACTGATGATTAAACTGTTACAAACAGAAGTGCTGCCTGTAGAAATACCAAAGATCTAACAGTTCCAGCTGCTCACATGTGAGAATTTTCAGATAAATAATATGGAGGAAATAATCAGCCTTTAAAAGTTCAAATTCAGCTTCACCTCAACCAACAGCTTCAATGCACAAACAACAGTTTAATCAAACAGTAGAACCGCAATCACAGGGACGTGTCTGTGTGATTGACAGCATGTGGAGGGGCTTGTCCATAGTGTCTGGTGATGTACAGagcagaggctgcagcagacagaaaacaattctgttcatttcatttgcactttTGTAATTAGATCTGTTTGAAAGTGATTATCAACCAAAGTCTTTCTCTGGTTTTCTTCCAGGTCCAAGGAGGATAACTGTACAGAGGAGCCTCCCAGCAGAGGACAGCCTTCCAGCAGAGGACAGCCTTCTAGCAGAGGACAGCCTTCCAGCAGAGGACAGGCTGCTCTTAGTTCGCGGGCAGTTTGTTAAAAGAGTGTCTGAATCTGTTCTAAAGCAGCTTCTGGACAAACTTCTTGAGCGTGGCGTtataaatgatgatgaaatgcAGTCAGCCCAAACCAAAAGCAAAGCAGATAAAGCACGAGACGTGATGGACACAGTGCGAAGAAAGGGGACTGAAGCCAACTCTGTTCTGATCGCTGCCCTCTGTGAGGTGGATCCATGCCTTTCCAGAGTGCTCACCTTAAGATGAAGCTAAAGCCACAAACTGTTGACTGTGAGAATGAATTTCACATTATTTACACGGCTTCACCAACTGTTGAGTGTCTGTTAACagtgaaagaagcagagagggatTTCAGACAGTGAGGACACAGGGTGGAAGCTGAAGGTCTCACTGTTTACAGTCAGATCCAGAGTCTTCTCCATCTCTGGTGCAGCTGAATGTCTCTTCATTCAGCTCCACAGTTACAGATGGTCTCAGTGCTTCTGTCTCCTGTGCAGCAGTAATGAAAAGGTTTGATTCCTCAGGATCAGAAGCCAAAGCACCTGCAAAACCAGCCTCTGTTAGGGGTAGACGgggtctccctcctcctcttgttcctGCTGTTTCAGGAACAGGACAGAGCGTGGGGACATCATGACTTACCTGTGTTGACGAACGTTTACCTGTTGGTTTGGTTTACTCACGTCTGTTGTCTTACCTGTGCCCCAGGATCTCCAGCTCAAACATTTGCTCAGCTGGTCTCTGGAGACGTGGTCCCCGGCTCTGTCCTTCACCATCTGTGGAAGGAACCTGGACTCACGTCCTCCCTCAGACCACAGCAGCCTGAGCCGTCTGCCTGAACTCCCTCTGAGCCTAAAGCCTGACTCtcagaacaaaatgaaacagtTGAACTGCCTTTTGTCTCTGCTCTgagttctgttctgttctttggGTCTAGTCTTAGAAATAAAGTCTCATGATTCTGATTGTTGTGCGTCACACTGATTGcatataaattattattttttatctataaataatatattattatttattttattgtcctaaaaattattattttcttttaatgtactgaacgtttttaatttatttgcaataaataaatagatgttttttttaaaaacagaaataaatgaacaaatagatgtgaaaataaataaataaatcagatttctgCTTTGTTCTGATGCTCCTCTGACTCCATATGTGACATCATACTAACTGCTCAAATAATGTGACTTGATCTCTCCTTatggaaggtcagaggtcacactcTGTGGTAACGGTCTCACACTGAGTCCAGTTCAATATTTACCGTTCAGATTCAGACGGATCGTTGGTGACGTCTGATCACCGAGGGCGTTGGTGGCCACGCAGAAATAAACTCCTTCATCTGTGGCGTTGAAACCGTAAACGTCTCCTTCAGATACATTGATGGATCCACCTGGGATCTGCTTGAACCAGGTGAAGTGGCTGATGGGAGGATTGGCTCTGCTGGAGCAGGTCAGGTTCACCTGGGTACCTGCTGACACCCCACCTGGTGGACTGATGGATGCTGAGGTGTCCTTGGGGGTATCTGGGCAAAatataaaaagacagaggagagaggaggagcatcAGGCCCTGCATGGAAACCAGCTGACAGCTCATGAATCTTCAGGTGCTGAAGGGTTTCTTACATGAGACACTGAGAGTCActttgccctctgctggtgagACAGCTGTCCCTCCATTCACAGGATATTTGGCAGAGCAGGAGATGCTGCGTCCATCATGTTTGTCTGACAGAGTGATGTTCTCCTGGATTTTAACTGTAAAGGTTCCATCTATGTTTTGCTCCAGTTTGTTCTGAGACTCATGTGGGACAGCCCAGGTGAGTGTGGGAGGGGACTGTGGACAGGGAGAGACAACTGAGCAGGTTATACCCACAGACTCCTTCTCCTTCACATCACCTAAGATGTGAATCCTGGGGCTCGGAGCAGAATCTGTggtgaaacaacaaacactcattttacaccaaagaaaacaaacaatccGGTTTGTGTCAGCTCAACATCTGAGAAACAAACtcaacatttcagaaaaaaacattcaaacctGAGACCTCACTGTTTAAAAGTCTCTGGATGGGATAAGGaaaacactcactgagcactttattaggaacacctgagcacctgcttattcatgcagtgATCAGTCAGCCAGTGCAGATACAGGCCCAGGGCTTCACTTCATGTTCAcaccaaacatcagaatgaggatAAAATGTGTCTCACAGCTGTGGTGAGCGAAGAAGGAACAACACGTCCAACACAGACTCTGAACCGCTGCCTTGtatcaacagtccaggctggtggtggtgccGCCCCCCATGGAGTCCCAGTGTCAATGTCAATGTCATGTCAAAGCCAAAGCTCtgacaacaacattaaaaacaaacgaataaaaataaaaaaaagaagtaactgtctgtgtcagctgtgGTTAAACTGGAAAACAGAGTGGTGCAGTTTTTCTGACTCGGGTTTCCAGTGATGTTTGCTGCATATTTGTTCACTGACCCGGTACCATTGAATATCACATTGTTTGGATTCAACTGAAATCTGTAGTCATTTTTAATCCACACTCCAGAGGAGGCTCTGCTACTGTTAAAGCCTTTTTCAGGATTAGCACTAAAGGTACATGGGATTTGCAAACAAGATCCTCTCAGTGCTTCCATCTTCTGTGGTGCAGTAATGAAGAGGTTTGGCTCCAGAGAACAATCAGCCAAAGCTCCTGTAAAACCAGATTCATGATTAACATCATGTGATTAATGTAACATGGAAAATGCTCCATGAGGTGAAAGTAAACTGAGCAGacttcagcagcagagtgttgCATCAtggt
This region includes:
- the LOC121189268 gene encoding uncharacterized protein LOC121189268 isoform X2, with protein sequence MKTINGQVLLFLRPPNPQTQRQNLNVFLLPSNVPLEEVSAKQRNSEYIQAPSKCKLIKDQSYTVHCPVAFKVQPEKEDFDLDFGPNYHPIFEVRLPTNIEEAAVTVRDQTSTDVWKHEVELTGPRRITVQRSLPAEDSLPAEDRLLLVRGQFVKRVSESVLKQLLDKLLERGVINDDEMQSAQTKSKADKARDVMDTVRRKGTEANSVLIAALCEVDPCLSRVLTLR
- the LOC121189296 gene encoding sialoadhesin-like, with the protein product MQHSAAEPNLFITAPQKMEALRGSCLQIPCTFSANPEKGFNSSRASSGVWIKNDYRFQLNPNNVIFNGTGSVNKYAANITGNPSQKNCTTLFSSLTTADTDNSAPSPRIHILGDVKEKESVGITCSVVSPCPQSPPTLTWAVPHESQNKLEQNIDGTFTVKIQENITLSDKHDGRSISCSAKYPVNGGTAVSPAEGKVTLSVSYTPKDTSASISPPGGVSAGTQVNLTCSSRANPPISHFTWFKQIPGGSINVSEGDVYGFNATDEGVYFCVATNALGDQTSPTIRLNLNGKY
- the LOC121189268 gene encoding uncharacterized protein LOC121189268 isoform X1; protein product: MKTINGQVLLFLRPPNPQTQRQNLNVFLLPSNVPLEEVSAKQRNSEYIQAPSKCKLIKDQSYTVHCPVAFKVQPEKEDFDLDFGPNYHPIFEVRLPTNIEEAAVTVRDQTSTDVWKHEVELTGPRRITVQRSLPAEDSLPAEDSLLAEDSLPAEDRLLLVRGQFVKRVSESVLKQLLDKLLERGVINDDEMQSAQTKSKADKARDVMDTVRRKGTEANSVLIAALCEVDPCLSRVLTLR
- the LOC121189295 gene encoding NACHT, LRR and PYD domains-containing protein 1a-like, coding for MKPPSSFTPELQTESAKVSYRFRCPGPGEFQCTVTGLVFVMDQEAELLYKTVQWDESLLQSAGRTAAGPLFDIQCPEDAVCQLHLPHCETKDALLSEGLLSVVHITGDGMTILEPLEITDTHVISGTF